A stretch of DNA from Bactrocera neohumeralis isolate Rockhampton chromosome 6, APGP_CSIRO_Bneo_wtdbg2-racon-allhic-juicebox.fasta_v2, whole genome shotgun sequence:
gcttattaaaaaatagagTTAGTTCAGAAAGAAAAAACTAAGGTCCTCTTAAAGCGTGAACTTTGTAAGCTTTTTTGTACTGCGATTCTGtttgaaacaaaattgttgAGAGTAAAATATATTACGATATTTCGTAACATCTTAAAAAATGCAACATAAAATGGAAAAGCTTCCATTTAAGCTTTGTCACTCCCGAAAGTAATTTAAcacgattttataattttgttgatGCTTAAGCTTCAAAGTTTTATCATACGGGTGAAATGCGCTTTttagcatttaaaaaattttgaagcttaaaaactttgtttctttaattgttttatcTTCAGATCTTAAAACAAATTGTTGAGTATTACAATCTTGCCTAACAtctcaaacatattttaaaatgtaacaCAAAATCAAAAAGCTTCCATTTAAGCTTTGTCACTCAAGAAAAGTAATTTAAGACGATCTTGTAGTTTTCATGATGCTAAAATTTCAAAGCTTTATTATATAagccttattaaattttataaagcttTTTAGCATTCTGACAGCTTTTTACTTAACTTTCATAACTCTTAAATTTTCTGAAACTTGTATCTTTCGCTTACACTGTTGGGATAATGcccataaaataatttcaaaagtttatgAGATCATTCGATGTTTTAATGATCAAATATTCATGCAGGTATGAAGAAATGTGGTCCGCTTCAGACATTAAACAGAAATCTAAAATGCAGTTGTCACGGTAAGTGTCTTATATTACCATTAAAGACTAAGACTAAATCTGATGCCATATAGCACAACGCTACTACGCTTAGACTATCTGCAGTTTAAGGCCGCACGTACTATACAAAAATACCTACGCCGTTGGTATTATCAGCGTATCTACCAACGTAAACGTACCGCGGCCATACGCTTACAATTTGAGTGGCGCAAATTCTACAGAAGACATAATACATATCGTAAGTTGGAGGAGGAAACTCAAGCGGTAGTCGAGCAATATTATTTCCGGCAAGCGCAGAAGATACAAGCGCTGTGGCGAGGTTGGTACACACGTCAATACATACACGATCACAGCCAATTATTGAAGTCGCAAGTTTTAACCGCCGAAGAGCTACTGCAGTGTGTGGCCTTCAAGTTACACCATATGATGCGTACCTATCAAATACCCGGTGTTTATTCGTTGAGGAACTCACAGTGAGTTTGCTCTCTATATCATGCTTTGCTCGAGGTGTAATGAGTGAACAATTCGCAGTTTAAATTTCTCTCGTATATTTGCAGCTGTCTCTCGAAAGTTGAAAAACTGCTAGCAGCCATGTCCTTCAAGCAGCATAATAAATATGTGCGACAACTGCGCGCCAAGCTGGAGAATCAGACAAATATTGCGCGCAAAAAGTTTGAGCATTCCTCTTACAATACATTGATACCATATCCGGGACCTAATGTACATGGTTATTGCGATCCGAAAtgtgaaattttggaaaaatctaAGGATGTGGATCGTCGTATGTAcaatatcttaaatatgtacGAACAAGCCGCCAAAGCCCAATTACGTGACAAGCATCGAGCGGTGAAAAAAAGACGCAGGTCCGTCGAACGAAAAGAGAAGAAAGCCACGGGTAAGTTTAAAACACTAAGAGGAGTTAAAGGATTATTAAAAGCTGACTGAGTGTCCGAATCCCAATGAACTTGCAAAATCCAAATATGGTCTAGTTTTCTACTTAACAATTAACGTCCCTTAGATAAAACTCTGATCAGCCGATTCCATCTTTCTGTCATTCTGAATCGTTTTTCTCTGAATAAGTTGTATGTCCGAATCCCAATGAACTTCCGAAATCCAAATATGGTTTCATTTTCTGTTTAACAATTAGCGCCCCTTAGTTAAGGCTCTGATCAGCCGATCCGATTTTTTTGGTATCCGGAATATGAGGATATCACAACTTTAAAGATTGTATAATCTAACCTTTTTACCGAACgcaaatatttcgttttatcGGATCTCATTATAGTCCAAAAGATCCCTTTAACCCTTTGACTCAATTTTCCGAGGCAATATCTGgcgcgaaaatatttcaattttataggATCTCATCATAAGCCATAAGATACTCCGATTCCATTCTCTGAGCCCATATCTGCTGTGAAAGCCTTTATTACTTAGTCCTTCGAAGTAGGCTTGAAACTTGTTGGCTCTTCTATTTATGAGATAACAGCAGGAAAGCTCCGCCAAGCAGACGTATGGTTTTCAATAAGGCAATACCTTTTTCCGGATTTGGTCTTTTTGAgagctgttacttgatttatactcagGTCTGCGTCCAATATTCGGTCAACATAATCGTCCTGCAGAGTCAGTAATTTAAGGATAATGCCATTCTCAAAGAGGGCGTAAAATCCACACCGAAGACGCCTTCACTGTTGTGAAACAGAGTATTGAAGAAGACCCGATCGAGTCCATCAGTCAATGTGCGGAATAATTGGAGCTGTGCTCATCCACTTTATGAAGATTTCGAGGAATGATCCTGATTTGTGGACTTACTCGAAGCTAAACGGCCACCAAGCGCGTCTCACGTTCGGTGAATGGACCCAAAGCGAGATGGTCACCGATATCGACCttcacaataaaattttgttcagcgaggAAGCTTACTTTTGGTTCAATGGGCACGTTAGTAAACAAAATTGGGGTGATGATAATCCAGAAGACATAGTTGAGACGCCGTTTTACTCTCGAAAATTCACTGTATGGTTTCTTCTATAGGATGGATGAAGCATTGACTTCTTTAAAACATTAAGTCGTCCCTGTTAAAAAAGTCAATGCCTTTTTTGTTCCTGAATTAGAGGATATTGAGATGGACGACGAAACagtcaatttattgaaggaagcTTTTGGTGAATGCGTTATCACGCTTCGAAGACCTGACTACTTCCACAATTTTTGcaagaattgattgaaaatgGGGCTCTGGACTGCAATTTATTAGCCCAGGCGCGACGGTCACTTgtctgaaatcatttttaaaacataaggCAAACCcctatttttataataaagttagCATATGGTCATATGTTTCTTCTTAAAACCcaaatgtctaaaaaaaaaacaacccaTACAAACATGATCTTGAGAGTATATGCAAAGCATTTAAGAGAGCGCCATATTTTAATCAAGACACAAACCTTGTCACAAAATCTTAACTATTGcgactaatttaaaatttctatctCTCTTCCACATCACTAGGCTCCGCCAAATCAAAGATTGCTCCACGCAAGCCATCTATAGTGGAAAAGAAAACCGATTTCTGTGAGGATATTGTAAATAGCATGAAGCGTTGGAGTATCTTGAGAGATAACAATGTCACTGTAGATCCGGATATCTTTCGACGTCCGGAGATGTTGGAGAATTTCTTGCATGAAATCGAGTCCATATATAATATGATGCAAGAGCATTGtcattgtaaaattaaaattttagaacaatTATGCCACTGAAAACGTAAGAAGCAGAGAGCGAAGGAGCAGACGATGTGCAATGTAGATACCAAGAACCTTTTGCAGTTGTAAAAAATAGTATTCAAGAATgaaatagcaaattttttttactgaaacaaatggaaatttattactAGCAACAATCGAATCGAACGTCATTCCGTAAACGCTAAGCTTGTGCTACGTCTGTCCTTTGCAGTGCTTGtcaatgtttttcattttcttctttgTCAAATGCACTTTCGTGTACTGGTATATATTCGCAGAATGCTCTGTTAATAAAACGTCCATTGCTCATCTTGTTGACGCGATGGAAAATGGAAGGAATCTCAATATTTAGCACTCGCTTTCTCTACTTTTGTTTACTGCCTTCCAAGGTTCGTTCTATTTTTTAGTGCCCGCATATTGGCTGTAGTCGCTTGAATGGATGTTACGGGCTAGTTTCGCGCGTCAATTGCTTTCCTTTGATTTTTTCACCTCTTTTCGTTATTTTCTCTTACATCGCTTTGTTGTTGTCTGCTGAAAATCGTTAATAAAGAACTGAGTTGATAGCACGTCaatcggaattaaaaataaactatgCTCGGGATAAGTGGAGTGACATTTAAACTTATAAAGGTATTTAAtgttaaagtaaataaagaatCAACTGAACTCGCAAACTTGGTCATTTGAGGTTATGGTCAccgacttcttcttttttttacaccgcttacgcgattatacccgagttaacaacagcgcgccagtcgtttcttcgtttcgctacgtggcgccaattggatatttcaagcgaagttaagtccttctccacctggtcctgccaacggagtggaggtcttcctcttcctctgcttcccccggcggggtTAGGATTATGGTCACCGACTatgaaagttaaatttttcTCGAAGGACTATCTAGTGATTATTTGCTCCCATTATAAGTGTGATCCAGTTGGATggtccctactttttttttcaagtgtTGGTCGCGGGAACGTTTCAagtggtccatccgttgagtatAATGAgccgatgactcgttcgatcatttcgactggtaactggccacgcgtgatgttttgctccaaggcctgaatcaaagcgggattgtccgcatagaatttaaacttaaaagcaCACACCACAGCAAAAAGTCTAAGGGCCAATTGGCCGCCCCAAGACGTGAAATTaactgctcatcgaagtgttctatcaataaatccattgatgaacttcaatttcaggcttcaaaaagtcggttatcatggcgggataacggtcgccattgacggttacgttctcatcggcattatttttaaagaaatatgaatcGATGATTCCATCGACCCACAAACCCCAACAAAccttgttt
This window harbors:
- the LOC126763093 gene encoding uncharacterized protein LOC126763093 — encoded protein: MTSTKRSVRQSHKKPVTHEVKDVESGVPLRTLESIYDSKHMFFSQEDFQGWYEEMWSASDIKQKSKMQLSRTTLLRLDYLQFKAARTIQKYLRRWYYQRIYQRKRTAAIRLQFEWRKFYRRHNTYRKLEEETQAVVEQYYFRQAQKIQALWRGWYTRQYIHDHSQLLKSQVLTAEELLQCVAFKLHHMMRTYQIPGVYSLRNSHCLSKVEKLLAAMSFKQHNKYVRQLRAKLENQTNIARKKFEHSSYNTLIPYPGPNVHGYCDPKCEILEKSKDVDRRMYNILNMYEQAAKAQLRDKHRAVKKRRRSVERKEKKATGSAKSKIAPRKPSIVEKKTDFCEDIVNSMKRWSILRDNNVTVDPDIFRRPEMLENFLHEIESIYNMMQEHCHCKIKILEQLCH